Proteins encoded within one genomic window of Flavobacterium oreochromis:
- the rpmI gene encoding 50S ribosomal protein L35: MPKMKTKSSAKKRFKVTGSGKIKRKHAFKSHILTKKSKKRKLALTHSALVHQSDVKSVKEQLRII, translated from the coding sequence ATGCCTAAAATGAAAACTAAATCTAGTGCTAAGAAACGTTTTAAAGTTACTGGCTCTGGAAAAATTAAAAGAAAACACGCTTTTAAAAGTCACATTTTGACTAAAAAGTCTAAAAAACGTAAATTAGCGTTAACTCACTCTGCATTGGTTCATCAATCAGACGTGAAGAGTGTTAAAGAACAATTAAGAATTATCTAA